In the genome of Hymenobacter taeanensis, one region contains:
- a CDS encoding efflux RND transporter permease subunit, producing the protein MWRNLALFVIKNRRLLIGLLAVITAFMAWEARKVQMTYDFAQVVSPNDPDMVYFQKFKRTFGEDGNVLVLGMQDSSVYKLGNFNELRMLTDTLSKVEGVNGILGVTRLPKLEKDTSNQTFRAVPIFRHFPQTQPELDSLMRVVNAQEFYKGQLISPTTGATLLALTMDPKYLNSSRREAVMQKILGHAERFQKKTGIRMHYAGLPYVRATMTTKVASEMKLFVGLTIVMMALTLLMFFRTWSAVVFPLLIVLIVVTWCIGSMVLLGYKINLLTGLIPSIIIVIGIPNCTYLLSRYHYDYRKSGNQVLAMARVVRKIGLVTLMNNTTTAIGFVVFCFTNIAILYQFGLVATLNIFVAFVVSFILMPIIFTILPPPTAKQLEHLEAKPLTKLLEFFDYLVLERRGTVYLAALAFVVLAAFGVTKVKSVSYMVDDLPKDSSVNSDLKFFEQHFNGVMPLEMVVDTGKPKGLLKLKNLERIDRLENFLRTQPVLTTPVSVVTFLKASTQAFYNGSPEYYRLPDNSEKNYIFSYLAHSQSTKGNEGQLTSKLLRSFTDSTMQRARISLKIADIGSRNLDTLLSNQIQPQIQKIFNGTGMDVKLTGTTVIFTKGNEYLIGTLKESLIIAFVLVGLVVLILFRSIRAVFFTLLPNFFTLLLTGGIMGYFGIPLKPSTALIFSIALGIDGDNSIHLLAKFRQEMAANGRRVKAAISTTLSEAGTSMIYTSIVLFLGFSVFAFSEFGGTKALGLLMSASLLITNFSNLILLPCLLVTFEHGKDEDVIDQSSIRHYDDNYHEEDDDLELNLNRIQVQPKLNG; encoded by the coding sequence ATGTGGAGAAACCTCGCTCTGTTTGTCATTAAGAACCGCCGCTTGCTTATCGGGCTGCTGGCTGTCATCACGGCGTTTATGGCCTGGGAAGCGCGTAAGGTGCAGATGACCTACGACTTTGCGCAGGTGGTGTCGCCCAACGACCCCGACATGGTGTACTTCCAGAAGTTCAAGCGCACGTTTGGGGAAGATGGCAACGTGCTCGTACTGGGCATGCAGGACAGCTCCGTGTATAAGCTTGGTAATTTCAATGAGCTGCGTATGCTCACGGATACGCTCAGCAAGGTGGAAGGCGTAAACGGCATACTGGGTGTAACCCGCCTGCCGAAGCTGGAGAAAGATACCAGCAACCAAACCTTCCGGGCTGTTCCTATTTTCCGCCACTTCCCCCAAACCCAGCCCGAGCTCGATTCGCTGATGCGGGTAGTAAACGCGCAGGAGTTTTATAAGGGTCAGCTGATTTCTCCCACTACCGGGGCCACGCTCCTGGCCCTCACCATGGACCCCAAGTATTTGAATTCTAGCCGGAGAGAGGCTGTGATGCAAAAGATACTGGGCCACGCAGAGCGCTTTCAGAAGAAGACGGGCATCAGGATGCACTACGCCGGCCTGCCCTACGTGCGGGCCACCATGACCACCAAGGTAGCCTCCGAGATGAAGCTATTTGTAGGCCTCACCATTGTGATGATGGCCCTCACGCTGCTCATGTTCTTCCGGACGTGGTCGGCGGTGGTGTTCCCGCTGCTGATTGTGCTGATTGTAGTAACGTGGTGCATTGGCTCCATGGTACTGCTGGGCTATAAAATCAACCTGCTTACCGGTCTGATTCCCAGTATTATCATTGTTATTGGCATTCCAAACTGCACCTACCTGCTCTCGCGCTACCACTACGACTACCGCAAATCGGGTAACCAGGTGCTGGCCATGGCACGGGTGGTGCGCAAGATTGGCCTAGTGACCCTGATGAATAACACCACCACGGCCATTGGTTTTGTGGTGTTCTGCTTCACTAACATTGCCATTCTGTACCAGTTCGGGCTGGTGGCTACCCTCAATATTTTTGTGGCGTTTGTGGTGTCATTTATTCTGATGCCCATCATCTTCACCATTCTGCCTCCGCCTACCGCCAAGCAGCTGGAGCACCTGGAGGCTAAGCCCCTAACCAAGCTGCTGGAATTCTTCGACTACCTGGTGCTGGAGCGCCGCGGTACTGTGTACCTGGCGGCGTTGGCCTTTGTGGTGCTGGCCGCGTTTGGGGTTACGAAGGTGAAATCAGTGTCGTACATGGTCGATGACCTGCCCAAGGATTCGTCGGTAAACTCCGACCTGAAGTTTTTTGAGCAGCACTTCAACGGGGTTATGCCCCTGGAAATGGTAGTGGATACCGGCAAGCCCAAAGGCCTGCTGAAGCTCAAGAACCTGGAGCGGATTGACCGCTTGGAGAACTTCCTGCGCACCCAGCCCGTGCTAACTACGCCCGTGAGTGTGGTTACCTTCCTGAAGGCCTCTACCCAGGCCTTTTATAACGGTAGCCCCGAGTATTATCGCCTCCCCGATAACTCTGAGAAGAACTACATTTTCAGCTACCTGGCCCACTCGCAGTCTACGAAAGGCAACGAGGGCCAGCTCACCAGTAAGCTGCTGCGCTCTTTCACCGACAGCACCATGCAGCGGGCGCGCATCTCCCTGAAGATTGCCGACATCGGCTCGCGCAACCTCGATACGCTGCTTAGCAACCAGATTCAACCCCAGATTCAGAAGATTTTCAACGGCACGGGCATGGATGTAAAGCTGACCGGCACTACCGTCATCTTCACCAAAGGCAACGAGTACCTCATTGGCACGCTCAAGGAAAGCCTGATTATTGCCTTCGTACTCGTAGGCTTGGTAGTGCTGATCCTGTTCCGCAGCATCCGGGCGGTGTTCTTTACGCTGCTGCCTAACTTCTTCACCCTGCTGCTCACGGGCGGTATTATGGGCTACTTTGGCATTCCGCTTAAGCCCAGCACGGCGCTTATTTTCAGCATTGCGCTGGGTATTGATGGCGACAACTCCATTCACCTGCTGGCCAAGTTCCGGCAGGAAATGGCCGCTAACGGCCGCCGCGTGAAGGCGGCCATCAGCACCACGCTTTCGGAGGCCGGCACCAGCATGATTTACACCAGCATTGTACTGTTTCTGGGCTTTTCGGTGTTTGCCTTCTCAGAGTTTGGTGGCACCAAGGCCCTGGGCCTGTTAATGTCGGCCAGCTTGTTAATAACCAACTTCTCCAACCTGATTCTGCTGCCCTGCCTGCTGGTTACCTTTGAGCACGGCAAGGACGAGGATGTCATCGACCAGTCCAGTATTCGTCATTACGACGACAACTACCACGAGGAAGACGACGACCTGGAACTGAATCTGAACCGTATTCAGGTGCAGCCTAAATTGAACGGCTAA
- the ileS gene encoding isoleucine--tRNA ligase yields MNYPEYKQPLNYGQVGTDILAWWKQNGIFEKSVSTREGQPTFVFYEGPPSANGAPGIHHVMARTVKDIFCRYQTLLGKQVNRKGGWDTHGLPIELQVEKELGITKEDIGKKISIEDYNQRCRETVMRFKAQWDDLTEKMGYWVDLDDPYITFEPEYIESCWALLKKLYDKGLLYKGYTIQPYSPAAGTGLSSHELNQPGTYRDVKDTTIVAQFKVKRDEKSEQLFSNVQVDEVPLAALYGDSAAEPDVYILAWTTTPWTLPANTGLAVGKNIPYVLVSTFNPYTYAPIRVVLAEALVGRYFSEKGKNASFEDFKPGDKVLPWRIENTFKGADLVGIRYERLFGHDKGFPAFEGEERAFRVIPGDFVTTEDGTGIVHISPTFGADDFRAAQQADVPALMVADDEGKLGPIVDRTGRYVQQMGEFGGRWVKNYDGHDQSGADYKTLDESIAIRMKGDGTAFKVEKYEHTYPHCWRTDKPVLYYPLDSWFIKTTAVKDRLIELNKTINWQPASTGTGRFGNWLENLVDWNLSRSRYWGTPLPIWRTQDGTEEICIGSVEQLKQEIDKAVAAEVMTHNPYANGEKMDLHRPYVDDIFLVSPSGQPMYRETDLIDVWFDSGAMPYAQWHYPLENKEKFEKNFPADFIAEGVDQTRGWFFTLHALAVMLEDSVAYKNVMANGLVLDKNGNKMSKRLGNAVDPFATIQQFGPDATRWYMIANAQPWDNLKFDLAGITEVQRRFFGTLFNTYSFYALYANLDGFQAREFDRVPYTELSELDRWILSKLQSLIVEVRGHYDGYDPTKAARAIQDFVTDQLSNWHVRLSRRRFWKGELTQDKRAAYETLQECLVVVSQLMAPIAPFFAEWLYKNMTDGMREEAVAKNTPLAPESVHLTLLVQADETRIDKALEERMELAQRISSLTHSLRKKSVLKVRQPLQRILVPVFNESTREQVGKVEDLICAEVNVKHVEFLDDTSGVLVKSVKPNFKRLGQQYGAKLKAVGARIQQMTPEEISTLEKTGQLAVEVDGEALTLAPDDVEIRTQDLPGWLVATDGPLTVALDVTLTDELRQEGVARELVNRLQNLRKDSGLEVQDKIRVTLGQQPELQAAVQSFGDYIREEVQALALNFAPDLNGGSVLEFDEYTVPVQLEVANS; encoded by the coding sequence ATGAACTACCCCGAATACAAGCAGCCGCTCAACTACGGCCAGGTCGGCACCGATATCCTGGCGTGGTGGAAGCAGAACGGCATCTTTGAGAAGAGCGTAAGCACCCGCGAAGGGCAGCCTACGTTCGTGTTTTATGAAGGCCCACCTTCGGCTAACGGTGCCCCCGGCATTCACCACGTGATGGCCCGGACGGTGAAGGACATCTTCTGTCGGTACCAGACCCTGCTGGGCAAGCAGGTGAACCGCAAAGGCGGCTGGGACACCCACGGCCTGCCCATTGAGCTGCAGGTAGAGAAGGAGCTGGGTATCACGAAGGAGGATATCGGCAAGAAAATCAGCATTGAGGACTACAACCAGCGCTGCCGCGAAACCGTGATGCGCTTCAAAGCCCAGTGGGACGACCTCACCGAGAAAATGGGCTATTGGGTTGACCTCGATGACCCCTACATCACCTTCGAGCCCGAGTACATTGAGAGCTGCTGGGCCCTGCTCAAGAAGCTCTACGACAAGGGCCTGCTCTACAAAGGCTACACCATCCAGCCCTACTCTCCCGCTGCTGGTACTGGCCTAAGCTCGCACGAGCTGAACCAGCCCGGCACCTACCGCGACGTGAAGGACACGACCATCGTGGCCCAGTTCAAGGTAAAGCGCGACGAGAAATCGGAGCAGTTGTTCAGCAATGTACAGGTAGACGAAGTGCCGTTGGCTGCCTTGTATGGCGATAGTGCCGCCGAACCAGACGTGTACATCCTGGCCTGGACGACTACACCCTGGACCTTGCCCGCCAACACTGGCCTAGCAGTCGGGAAAAACATTCCGTACGTGCTGGTAAGCACCTTCAACCCCTACACCTACGCCCCCATTCGGGTGGTGCTGGCGGAAGCATTGGTAGGTCGCTACTTCTCGGAGAAAGGCAAAAACGCTTCGTTTGAAGACTTCAAGCCCGGCGACAAAGTGTTGCCCTGGCGCATCGAGAATACCTTCAAAGGCGCTGACTTAGTTGGCATCCGCTACGAACGTCTGTTTGGCCACGATAAAGGCTTCCCGGCGTTTGAAGGGGAGGAGCGCGCCTTCCGCGTAATTCCTGGCGACTTCGTGACTACCGAAGACGGTACCGGCATCGTGCACATCTCGCCTACGTTTGGCGCCGATGACTTCCGGGCTGCCCAGCAGGCTGATGTGCCTGCGCTGATGGTAGCCGACGATGAGGGCAAGCTAGGCCCCATCGTGGACCGCACCGGCCGCTACGTGCAGCAAATGGGCGAGTTTGGCGGCCGTTGGGTGAAAAACTACGACGGCCACGACCAGAGCGGCGCCGACTACAAAACCCTCGACGAAAGCATTGCCATCCGCATGAAAGGCGACGGTACGGCCTTCAAAGTGGAGAAGTACGAGCACACCTACCCGCACTGCTGGCGCACCGATAAGCCCGTACTCTATTACCCCCTGGACTCTTGGTTTATCAAGACCACGGCGGTAAAAGACCGGCTCATCGAGCTCAACAAAACCATTAACTGGCAGCCCGCCAGCACCGGTACCGGCCGCTTCGGCAACTGGCTCGAAAACCTGGTGGACTGGAACCTGAGCCGCTCGCGCTACTGGGGCACGCCCCTGCCCATCTGGCGCACCCAGGACGGTACGGAGGAAATCTGCATCGGCTCGGTAGAGCAGCTAAAGCAGGAGATTGACAAGGCCGTAGCGGCTGAGGTTATGACCCACAACCCTTACGCCAACGGGGAGAAGATGGATCTGCACCGCCCCTACGTAGACGATATCTTCCTGGTATCGCCTTCGGGCCAGCCTATGTACCGCGAAACCGACCTCATCGACGTGTGGTTTGATAGCGGCGCCATGCCCTACGCCCAGTGGCACTACCCCCTGGAGAACAAAGAGAAGTTTGAGAAGAACTTCCCGGCTGATTTTATTGCCGAAGGCGTGGATCAGACCCGCGGCTGGTTCTTCACCCTGCACGCGCTGGCCGTAATGCTGGAGGATTCAGTGGCCTACAAGAACGTGATGGCCAACGGCTTGGTGCTGGATAAGAACGGCAACAAGATGAGCAAGCGCCTCGGCAACGCCGTGGATCCGTTTGCCACTATCCAGCAGTTCGGCCCCGACGCTACGCGCTGGTACATGATTGCCAACGCCCAGCCCTGGGACAACCTCAAGTTCGACTTGGCCGGCATTACGGAGGTGCAGCGCCGCTTCTTCGGCACGCTGTTCAACACCTACTCGTTCTACGCCCTCTACGCCAACCTCGACGGCTTCCAGGCCCGCGAGTTTGACCGCGTGCCCTACACGGAGCTAAGCGAGCTGGACCGCTGGATTCTGAGCAAGCTGCAGTCGCTGATTGTGGAAGTGCGCGGCCACTACGATGGCTACGACCCCACGAAGGCCGCCCGCGCCATCCAGGATTTCGTTACCGATCAGCTCTCCAACTGGCACGTGCGCCTCTCGCGCCGCCGTTTCTGGAAAGGCGAGCTGACCCAGGACAAGCGTGCCGCCTACGAAACCCTGCAGGAATGCCTGGTGGTGGTTTCGCAGCTCATGGCTCCTATTGCGCCCTTCTTCGCGGAGTGGCTCTATAAGAACATGACCGACGGCATGCGCGAGGAAGCCGTAGCGAAGAATACGCCGCTAGCCCCTGAATCGGTGCACCTCACGCTGCTGGTGCAGGCCGATGAAACCCGCATCGACAAGGCTCTGGAGGAGCGCATGGAGCTAGCCCAGCGCATTTCTTCGCTCACGCACTCCCTGCGGAAGAAGTCGGTGCTGAAGGTGCGTCAGCCCCTGCAGCGCATCCTGGTGCCGGTATTCAACGAAAGCACGCGCGAGCAGGTAGGCAAGGTGGAAGACCTGATCTGCGCCGAGGTGAACGTGAAGCACGTGGAGTTCCTCGATGATACCAGCGGTGTGCTGGTGAAGTCGGTGAAGCCCAATTTCAAGCGCCTGGGCCAGCAGTACGGTGCCAAGCTGAAAGCCGTGGGTGCCCGCATCCAGCAGATGACCCCCGAGGAAATCAGCACCCTCGAAAAAACCGGTCAGCTGGCCGTAGAAGTAGATGGTGAAGCCCTCACGCTGGCCCCCGACGATGTGGAAATCCGCACCCAGGACCTGCCCGGCTGGCTCGTAGCCACCGACGGCCCCCTCACGGTAGCCCTCGACGTGACCCTGACCGACGAGCTGCGCCAGGAAGGGGTAGCTCGCGAATTGGTGAACCGCCTCCAGAACCTGCGCAAAGACAGCGGCCTGGAAGTGCAGGACAAAATCCGGGTGACGCTGGGCCAGCAGCCCGAGCTACAAGCCGCCGTGCAGTCGTTCGGCGACTACATCCGCGAAGAAGTGCAGGCCCTGGCCCTGAACTTTGCCCCGGATTTGAATGGCGGTTCTGTCTTGGAGTTCGATGAGTACACCGTGCCTGTGCAGTTGGAAGTAGCCAACAGCTAG
- a CDS encoding lipoprotein signal peptidase, with amino-acid sequence MKYWKYYLVALLVILIDQLSKWAVHTYMDRFDEIHLIGDWFKLHYTLNPGMAFGVELPPPYGKILLTSFRLVAVTGIAYYIYKLWQRHAPKGLITCVSLILGGAIGNLIDSIFYGIIYDNAPITAPTPWFHGQVIDMLYVDIYEGILPASWPLVGGSHVSLWPIFNIADSAIFIGVALILIFQNRFFSHDEDDDHPVAADDAAAAQARLDAEASEVA; translated from the coding sequence ATGAAGTATTGGAAGTATTACTTGGTGGCCCTGCTGGTCATCCTCATTGATCAGCTCTCAAAGTGGGCCGTGCACACCTACATGGACCGCTTCGATGAAATTCACCTCATCGGCGACTGGTTTAAGCTGCACTACACCCTGAATCCCGGCATGGCTTTCGGGGTGGAGCTGCCGCCTCCTTACGGTAAAATTCTTCTTACCAGCTTCCGGCTAGTAGCCGTAACAGGTATTGCTTACTACATCTACAAGCTCTGGCAGCGCCACGCGCCCAAAGGCCTTATCACCTGCGTTTCCCTAATTCTGGGCGGGGCCATCGGCAACCTGATCGACTCTATTTTCTACGGCATCATCTACGACAACGCCCCCATTACGGCGCCCACGCCATGGTTTCATGGGCAGGTGATTGATATGCTCTACGTGGATATCTACGAAGGCATCTTGCCCGCTTCCTGGCCCTTAGTTGGTGGTTCCCATGTATCCTTATGGCCCATTTTCAACATTGCTGACTCCGCTATCTTCATAGGTGTAGCCCTGATTCTAATCTTCCAGAACCGCTTTTTCAGCCACGACGAAGACGACGACCACCCCGTAGCCGCCGACGATGCCGCCGCGGCCCAAGCCCGCCTCGATGCCGAAGCCTCAGAAGTGGCCTAG
- a CDS encoding aldo/keto reductase: protein MHYRKLGKTGFNVSEISLGTWQVGGKWGDPFSHETADSILNKAVDSGINFIDTADVYGDGESEKAVGRLVRSRSERVYVATKCGRQLQPHVNEAYQPEAIRKFVEASLRNMQLETLDLIQLHCPPTEVYYRPEIFEVFDRLKDEGKILNLGVSVEKVEEGLKALTFSNVTTIQLIFNMFRQRPTELLFREAKRHDVGLIVRVPLASGLLTGKFSPQTTFSPDDHRQFNRDGAAFDKGETFAGVDYETGLAAVEELKKVFPDQPNLAPIALRWVLMFDEVSCVIPGASKPSQLESNLNAAELPALSGEQMDAVRSIYEQRIKPLVHNLW from the coding sequence ATGCACTACCGCAAACTGGGCAAAACCGGCTTCAACGTTTCCGAAATCAGCCTTGGCACCTGGCAGGTAGGTGGCAAGTGGGGCGACCCATTCAGCCACGAAACCGCCGACTCCATCCTGAACAAAGCCGTGGATAGCGGCATCAACTTCATTGACACCGCCGACGTGTACGGCGACGGTGAAAGCGAAAAGGCCGTGGGCCGCTTAGTCCGTAGCCGTTCTGAGCGCGTGTACGTGGCCACCAAATGCGGCCGGCAGCTGCAGCCCCACGTGAATGAGGCCTACCAGCCTGAGGCAATTCGGAAGTTTGTGGAGGCCAGCCTGCGCAACATGCAGCTAGAAACCCTCGATCTGATTCAGCTGCACTGCCCGCCCACGGAGGTGTACTACCGCCCCGAAATCTTCGAGGTGTTCGACCGGCTCAAGGACGAGGGCAAGATTCTGAACCTGGGCGTGAGCGTAGAAAAGGTGGAAGAAGGACTCAAAGCCCTCACGTTTTCCAACGTCACCACTATTCAACTCATCTTCAACATGTTTCGGCAGCGCCCCACGGAGCTGCTATTCCGCGAGGCCAAGCGCCACGATGTGGGCCTGATTGTGCGCGTGCCGCTGGCTAGTGGCCTGCTTACCGGCAAGTTCTCCCCCCAAACCACCTTCTCCCCCGACGACCACCGCCAATTCAACCGCGACGGCGCCGCTTTTGATAAAGGCGAAACCTTCGCGGGCGTTGACTACGAGACTGGCCTAGCCGCCGTGGAAGAGCTGAAAAAAGTATTCCCCGATCAGCCCAACCTCGCTCCCATTGCTCTGCGCTGGGTGCTGATGTTCGATGAAGTGAGCTGCGTAATTCCTGGCGCTTCCAAGCCTAGCCAGCTCGAGTCCAACCTCAACGCCGCGGAGCTACCCGCGCTGTCAGGTGAGCAAATGGACGCCGTCCGCAGCATATATGAGCAACGCATCAAGCCGCTGGTGCATAATCTGTGGTAA
- a CDS encoding ABC transporter ATP-binding protein, with the protein MSQPILSVRNLTIDFSSHRGDTRAVENISFDLRRGETLAIVGESGSGKSVTSLALMGLIPLPPGRITSGEAQFQSEALGEVDLLKLSEEQLQRVRGNDIGMIFQEPMTSLNPVYTCGSQVVEALRLHTTLSAKEAEARTVELFRMAQLPRPEKIFSSYPHEISGGQKQRVMIAMAMACNPAILIADEPTTALDVTVQARMLHLIDDLRRQHNTAVIFITHDLGVVAEIADRIMVMYRGRVVEQGPVLDIFTNPQHPYTKGLLACRPKLSVGKKRLPVVADFMRETADGSFVATETVPTQLVANEIGEQDGLASHNNSEITKTFPVEHPVSRPDEPFFGLETAPSLESGQPLLDTPVVGVNAVSEIDVPTTVASESAVVYEAAEVPTELVVGARPLLEVRDLNVHFPIRKGFFNRTTEYVRAVDGVSFDIYPGETVGLVGESGCGKTTLGRTLLRLVEPTSGSILFEGVDLAKLPAGELRRRRREFQMIFQDPYAALNPMLTVGEAIQEPMQVHGVGGTRQQQKARVMELLRTVGLKEEHYLRYPHEFSGGQRQRICIARALALQPKCIICDESVSALDVSVQAQVLNLLNDLKREFGITYLFITHDLSVARFMSDRLLVMRQGQIVESGLAAEVYANPQHEYTQQLLAAIPKDEPSDIRAAVASRA; encoded by the coding sequence GTGTCCCAGCCCATTCTTTCCGTTCGTAACCTGACCATCGACTTCTCCAGCCACCGCGGCGATACGCGGGCCGTGGAGAACATTTCGTTTGATCTGCGGCGGGGCGAGACGCTAGCCATCGTGGGCGAGTCAGGCTCGGGCAAGTCCGTGACGTCGTTGGCCCTGATGGGACTGATTCCGCTGCCGCCCGGCCGCATCACATCGGGGGAGGCACAGTTTCAATCGGAAGCACTAGGGGAGGTGGACCTGCTGAAGCTTTCCGAGGAACAGCTGCAGCGCGTGCGCGGCAACGACATCGGGATGATTTTTCAGGAGCCCATGACCTCGCTGAACCCGGTGTACACCTGCGGCAGTCAGGTGGTGGAAGCCCTGCGCCTGCACACCACCCTCAGCGCGAAGGAAGCGGAGGCGCGCACCGTGGAGCTGTTCCGCATGGCCCAGCTGCCGCGCCCCGAAAAGATATTCAGCAGCTACCCCCACGAAATCAGTGGGGGCCAGAAGCAGCGCGTGATGATTGCCATGGCCATGGCCTGCAACCCCGCCATCCTCATCGCCGACGAGCCCACCACCGCCCTCGACGTGACGGTGCAGGCCCGCATGCTGCACCTCATCGACGACCTCCGTCGCCAGCACAACACGGCCGTCATCTTCATCACCCACGACCTGGGCGTGGTAGCCGAAATAGCCGACCGCATTATGGTGATGTACCGCGGCCGGGTAGTGGAGCAAGGCCCGGTGCTCGACATATTCACCAACCCCCAGCACCCCTATACCAAGGGCTTGCTGGCTTGCCGCCCAAAATTATCAGTTGGCAAAAAAAGATTGCCCGTAGTAGCCGATTTCATGCGTGAAACGGCCGATGGAAGCTTTGTTGCCACTGAAACTGTCCCTACACAACTCGTTGCTAATGAAATTGGTGAACAAGATGGCCTAGCCTCTCACAACAATAGTGAAATCACCAAAACGTTCCCCGTGGAACATCCTGTTTCACGCCCCGATGAACCGTTTTTCGGGCTAGAAACGGCTCCCAGCCTAGAATCTGGCCAGCCCTTACTGGATACTCCGGTGGTTGGGGTAAATGCGGTGTCGGAAATAGACGTGCCAACTACGGTAGCCTCGGAGTCGGCAGTGGTTTACGAAGCAGCGGAAGTACCAACAGAGCTCGTTGTCGGCGCTAGGCCACTACTAGAAGTCCGCGACTTGAACGTACACTTTCCCATTCGCAAAGGCTTCTTCAACCGCACCACCGAATACGTGCGGGCCGTGGATGGCGTGAGCTTCGACATCTACCCCGGCGAGACGGTGGGACTGGTAGGAGAATCGGGCTGCGGCAAGACTACGCTAGGCCGGACGCTCTTGCGACTGGTGGAACCAACCTCGGGCAGTATCCTGTTTGAAGGGGTGGATTTGGCCAAGCTCCCAGCCGGGGAACTCCGCCGCCGCCGCCGTGAGTTTCAGATGATTTTCCAGGATCCGTACGCTGCCCTCAACCCGATGTTGACAGTGGGCGAGGCCATCCAGGAGCCCATGCAAGTGCACGGCGTAGGCGGTACCCGCCAACAGCAGAAAGCCCGCGTGATGGAGCTCCTCCGGACCGTAGGCCTCAAGGAAGAACACTACCTCCGCTACCCGCACGAGTTCAGCGGTGGCCAGCGCCAGCGCATTTGTATTGCGCGGGCCCTGGCGCTCCAGCCCAAGTGCATCATCTGCGACGAGTCGGTTTCAGCTCTCGACGTATCGGTGCAGGCTCAGGTGCTCAACCTGCTTAACGACCTCAAGCGCGAGTTCGGCATTACCTACCTCTTCATCACCCACGACCTCTCCGTGGCCCGCTTCATGTCGGACCGCTTGTTGGTTATGCGCCAGGGGCAGATCGTAGAAAGTGGCCTAGCGGCTGAGGTCTATGCCAACCCCCAGCACGAGTACACCCAGCAGCTGCTGGCCGCTATCCCGAAGGACGAACCCTCCGACATCCGGGCGGCCGTAGCCAGCCGGGCGTAG